One region of Osmia lignaria lignaria isolate PbOS001 chromosome 7, iyOsmLign1, whole genome shotgun sequence genomic DNA includes:
- the unk gene encoding RING finger protein unk isoform X7, translated as MSCIPCPIDGRGLAGKRGEKQTKRRRQRRLRRRGRRERRERVPFACTSVCVRARSSVVLSKMKSDSKPLLTAQAEKANHYTYLKEFRVEQCPLFIQRKCTQHRPFTCFNWHFMNQRRRRPVRKRDRTFNYSADNYCTKYDETTGICPDGDECPFLHRTAGDTERRYHLRYYKTCMCVHDTDTRGFCVKNGPHCAFAHGNHDLRPPVYDIKEIQALENPDSDPNSSSNGPNILDKERNLMNEDPKWQDTNYVLSNYKTEPCKRPPRLCRQGYACPQYHNSKDKRRSPRKYKYRSTPCPNVKHGEEWGEPGNCEQGDACTYCHTRTEQQFHPEIYKSTKCNDVQQAGYCPRGVFCAFAHVDQMSLARDMAVPIDCGTNLADILSNALPPDKRVHEKDKPLSDSSNGSGEVSESASTSSVGSNSSHSKAPGAQLHNSNSNNTVNTSNQQKLTSILYNPNSILQVGEIRKQMVAIDSDPLLTKAEKAQQKQSLYIAYSLNGTLGSHSLATTVSPLSSSFYPNDTVESVVGNALDELHLDDPLNLVESIHRDTNSPISNSISAGLASSGLLGSSAPVNIPGMAERSVLTNFSPSTSSPLQHLHSAGFLTGSRFSHQDSIESTMPFMNQVSDPFSNHISQLSSSASKLSGFNSSLFDFTNQGMSPSRTQPLPASPLVNAFSISPNNTGSISEVQRLREELTSSRAQLATWDERINQARAACAAWQLESEEAKRKASIAEQQRDEALLQVKALRVENEASSGGPYLHTLRRTSELRSLSIAALKSIQSQLRSDLEEIEKVLYRETATKCMVCEEQNRTVTLSPCNHYVVCSTCAPNQRECPYCQTPVVSTS; from the exons ATGTCCTGCATTCCGTGCCCGATAGATGGTAGAGGTTTAGCGGGGAAAAGGGGCGAAAAACAGACTAagcgacgacgacaacgacggctacgacgacgaggacgacgagaAAGACGAGAGAGAGTGCCGTTCGCCTGTACGTCCgtgtgtgtgcgcgcgcgtAGCTCGGTTGTGTTGTCCAAGATGAAGTCCGACTCTAAACCTTTGTTGACAGCTCAGGCGGAAAAGGCGAATCATTACAC ATACTTGAAGGAATTTCGCGTCGAACAATGTCCCCTCTTTATACAGCGCAAATGCACACAACACCGACCCTTCACGTGCTTCAACTGGCACTTTATGAACCAGCGGAGGCGCAGACCGGTGAGAAAGAGGGACCGCACCTTCAACTATAGCGCCGATAATTATTGCACCAAGTACGATGAGACCACCGGCATATGTCCAGATGGAGACGA gTGTCCATTTCTTCATCGCACCGCTGGCGATACAGAAAGACGCTATCACCTACGCTATTACAAAACTTGCATGTGTGTCCATGACACGGACACACGTGGATTTTGCGTTAAGAATGGACCTCATTGTGCATTTGCACATGGCAATCACGATCTTCGCCCTCCTGTCTATGACATCAAAGAGATACAAGCGTTGGAAAACCCAGATTCAGATCCCAATTCGTCCTCTAACGGACCAAACATACTTGACAAGGAGCGTAACTTGATGAACGAAGACCCAAAGTGGCAGGATACAAATTATGTACTCAGTAATTATAAAACAGAACCATGTAAACGTCCACCAAGACTCTGTCGCCAAGGTTATGCTTGTCCACAATATCACAATAGTAAGGATAAAAGACGTAGTCCACGCAAGTACAAGTATAG gtcaacaCCGTGTCCTAATGTAAAGCATGGAGAGGAATGGGGTGAGCCAGGGAACTGCGAACAAGGTGATGCTTGTACGTACTGTCACACACGTACAGAACAACAGTTCCATCCTGAAATCTacaaatcgacaaaatgcaacGATGTCCAACAAGCTGGTTACTGTCCGCGCGGAGTCTTCTGTGCTTTTGCACATGTTGACC AAATGAGCCTGGCGAGGGACATGGCGGTACCTATAGATTGTGGAACCAATCTGGCAGATATTCTCAGCAACGCTCTTCCACCCGATAAGCGTGTTCATGAAAAAGATAAACCACTTAGCGATAGCAGT AATGGAAGTGGTGAAGTATCAGAATCGGCAAGTACCAGTAGCGTTGGTAGCAACAGTTCACACAGTAAAGCTCCTGGTGCTCAACTGCATAATTCTAATTCCAATAACACTGTAAATACTTCCAATCAACAGAAGTTAACGAGCATACTTTACAATCCCAATTCTATTTTACAAGTT GGTGAAATACGAAAACAAATGGTTGCTATAGATAGTGATCCTTTATTAACAAAAGCTGAAAAAGCTCAACAGAAACAAAGTCTATACATTGCTTACAGTTTGAATGGTACCTTAGGCAGTCATTCATTAGCGACTACCGTTTCACCACTTTCAAGTTCATTTTATCCAAATGATACCGTTGAGTCTGTAGTAG GAAATGCATTAGATGAGTTACATCTAGATGATCCCCTAAATTTAGTAGAATCAATTCATAGGGATACTAATTCACCAATTAGCAATTCAATATCAGCAGGCCTAGCAAGTTCTGGATTATTGGGAAGCTCAGCTCCAGTTAATATTCCTGGAATGGCTGAACGTTCTGTTCTTACTAATTTTTCGCCATCAACGTCCAGTCCACTTCAACACTTACACTCAGCTGGTTTCCTCACCGGGTCCAGATTTTCTCATCAAGATTCAATAGAATCG acaATGCCATTTATGAATCAAGTGTCAGATCCATTTAGCAATCACATTTCACAACTTAGCAGTTCAGCTTCGAAACTTAGCGGATTTAATAGTAGTTTATTCGATTTCACGAATCAAGGAATGTCTCCATCTCGTACACAACCTCTCCCAGCATCTCCGTTGGTCAATGCATTTTCTATTAGTCCAAATAATACAGGATCCATATCCGAG GTGCAAAGGCTCAGGGAGGAGTTGACATCGAGCCGTGCACAATTAGCAACATGGGACGAACGAATTAATCAAGCTAGAGCTGCTTGTGCTGCGTGGCAATTAGAGAGCGAAGAAGCTAAAAGAAAAGCAAGTATTGCTGAACAACAGAGAGACGAG GCCTTGTTGCAAGTGAAAGCATTGAGGGTGGAGAACGAAGCTTCTAGCGGTGGCCCGTACCTTCATACTTTGAGAAGAACAAGCGAACTCAGATCTTTATCGATAGCTGCATTAAAATCAATTCAATCGCAGCTTCGTTCGGATCtcgaagaaatagaaaag GTGCTGTACAGAGAAACGGCAACAAAGTGCATGGTTTGCGAAGAACAAAATCGCACTGTTACTCTCTCACCGTGCAACCACTACGTGGTCTGCTCAACGTGCGCTCCAAACCAACGCGAGTGCCCGTACTGCCAGACTCCGGTTGTCTCCACAAGTTAG
- the unk gene encoding RING finger protein unk isoform X4, with the protein MSCIPCPIDGRGLAGKRGEKQTKRRRQRRLRRRGRRERRERVPFACTSVCVRARSSVVLSKMKSDSKPLLTAQAEKANHYTYLKEFRVEQCPLFIQRKCTQHRPFTCFNWHFMNQRRRRPVRKRDRTFNYSADNYCTKYDETTGICPDGDECPFLHRTAGDTERRYHLRYYKTCMCVHDTDTRGFCVKNGPHCAFAHGNHDLRPPVYDIKEIQALENPDSDPNSSSNGPNILDKERNLMNEDPKWQDTNYVLSNYKTEPCKRPPRLCRQGYACPQYHNSKDKRRSPRKYKYRSTPCPNVKHGEEWGEPGNCEQGDACTYCHTRTEQQFHPEIYKSTKCNDVQQAGYCPRGVFCAFAHVDLLPTEEMSLARDMAVPIDCGTNLADILSNALPPDKRVHEKDKPLSDSSNGSGEVSESASTSSVGSNSSHSKAPGAQLHNSNSNNTVNTSNQQKLTSILYNPNSILQVGEIRKQMVAIDSDPLLTKAEKAQQKQSLYIAYSLNGTLGSHSLATTVSPLSSSFYPNDTVESVVGNALDELHLDDPLNLVESIHRDTNSPISNSISAGLASSGLLGSSAPVNIPGMAERSVLTNFSPSTSSPLQHLHSAGFLTGSRFSHQDSIESTMPFMNQVSDPFSNHISQLSSSASKLSGFNSSLFDFTNQGMSPSRTQPLPASPLVNAFSISPNNTGSISEVQRLREELTSSRAQLATWDERINQARAACAAWQLESEEAKRKASIAEQQRDEALLQVKALRVENEASSGGPYLHTLRRTSELRSLSIAALKSIQSQLRSDLEEIEKVLYRETATKCMVCEEQNRTVTLSPCNHYVVCSTCAPNQRECPYCQTPVVSTS; encoded by the exons ATGTCCTGCATTCCGTGCCCGATAGATGGTAGAGGTTTAGCGGGGAAAAGGGGCGAAAAACAGACTAagcgacgacgacaacgacggctacgacgacgaggacgacgagaAAGACGAGAGAGAGTGCCGTTCGCCTGTACGTCCgtgtgtgtgcgcgcgcgtAGCTCGGTTGTGTTGTCCAAGATGAAGTCCGACTCTAAACCTTTGTTGACAGCTCAGGCGGAAAAGGCGAATCATTACAC ATACTTGAAGGAATTTCGCGTCGAACAATGTCCCCTCTTTATACAGCGCAAATGCACACAACACCGACCCTTCACGTGCTTCAACTGGCACTTTATGAACCAGCGGAGGCGCAGACCGGTGAGAAAGAGGGACCGCACCTTCAACTATAGCGCCGATAATTATTGCACCAAGTACGATGAGACCACCGGCATATGTCCAGATGGAGACGA gTGTCCATTTCTTCATCGCACCGCTGGCGATACAGAAAGACGCTATCACCTACGCTATTACAAAACTTGCATGTGTGTCCATGACACGGACACACGTGGATTTTGCGTTAAGAATGGACCTCATTGTGCATTTGCACATGGCAATCACGATCTTCGCCCTCCTGTCTATGACATCAAAGAGATACAAGCGTTGGAAAACCCAGATTCAGATCCCAATTCGTCCTCTAACGGACCAAACATACTTGACAAGGAGCGTAACTTGATGAACGAAGACCCAAAGTGGCAGGATACAAATTATGTACTCAGTAATTATAAAACAGAACCATGTAAACGTCCACCAAGACTCTGTCGCCAAGGTTATGCTTGTCCACAATATCACAATAGTAAGGATAAAAGACGTAGTCCACGCAAGTACAAGTATAG gtcaacaCCGTGTCCTAATGTAAAGCATGGAGAGGAATGGGGTGAGCCAGGGAACTGCGAACAAGGTGATGCTTGTACGTACTGTCACACACGTACAGAACAACAGTTCCATCCTGAAATCTacaaatcgacaaaatgcaacGATGTCCAACAAGCTGGTTACTGTCCGCGCGGAGTCTTCTGTGCTTTTGCACATGTTGACC TGTTGCCAACAGAAGAAATGAGCCTGGCGAGGGACATGGCGGTACCTATAGATTGTGGAACCAATCTGGCAGATATTCTCAGCAACGCTCTTCCACCCGATAAGCGTGTTCATGAAAAAGATAAACCACTTAGCGATAGCAGT AATGGAAGTGGTGAAGTATCAGAATCGGCAAGTACCAGTAGCGTTGGTAGCAACAGTTCACACAGTAAAGCTCCTGGTGCTCAACTGCATAATTCTAATTCCAATAACACTGTAAATACTTCCAATCAACAGAAGTTAACGAGCATACTTTACAATCCCAATTCTATTTTACAAGTT GGTGAAATACGAAAACAAATGGTTGCTATAGATAGTGATCCTTTATTAACAAAAGCTGAAAAAGCTCAACAGAAACAAAGTCTATACATTGCTTACAGTTTGAATGGTACCTTAGGCAGTCATTCATTAGCGACTACCGTTTCACCACTTTCAAGTTCATTTTATCCAAATGATACCGTTGAGTCTGTAGTAG GAAATGCATTAGATGAGTTACATCTAGATGATCCCCTAAATTTAGTAGAATCAATTCATAGGGATACTAATTCACCAATTAGCAATTCAATATCAGCAGGCCTAGCAAGTTCTGGATTATTGGGAAGCTCAGCTCCAGTTAATATTCCTGGAATGGCTGAACGTTCTGTTCTTACTAATTTTTCGCCATCAACGTCCAGTCCACTTCAACACTTACACTCAGCTGGTTTCCTCACCGGGTCCAGATTTTCTCATCAAGATTCAATAGAATCG acaATGCCATTTATGAATCAAGTGTCAGATCCATTTAGCAATCACATTTCACAACTTAGCAGTTCAGCTTCGAAACTTAGCGGATTTAATAGTAGTTTATTCGATTTCACGAATCAAGGAATGTCTCCATCTCGTACACAACCTCTCCCAGCATCTCCGTTGGTCAATGCATTTTCTATTAGTCCAAATAATACAGGATCCATATCCGAG GTGCAAAGGCTCAGGGAGGAGTTGACATCGAGCCGTGCACAATTAGCAACATGGGACGAACGAATTAATCAAGCTAGAGCTGCTTGTGCTGCGTGGCAATTAGAGAGCGAAGAAGCTAAAAGAAAAGCAAGTATTGCTGAACAACAGAGAGACGAG GCCTTGTTGCAAGTGAAAGCATTGAGGGTGGAGAACGAAGCTTCTAGCGGTGGCCCGTACCTTCATACTTTGAGAAGAACAAGCGAACTCAGATCTTTATCGATAGCTGCATTAAAATCAATTCAATCGCAGCTTCGTTCGGATCtcgaagaaatagaaaag GTGCTGTACAGAGAAACGGCAACAAAGTGCATGGTTTGCGAAGAACAAAATCGCACTGTTACTCTCTCACCGTGCAACCACTACGTGGTCTGCTCAACGTGCGCTCCAAACCAACGCGAGTGCCCGTACTGCCAGACTCCGGTTGTCTCCACAAGTTAG
- the unk gene encoding RING finger protein unk isoform X3: MSCIPCPIDGRGLAGKRGEKQTKRRRQRRLRRRGRRERRERVPFACTSVCVRARSSVVLSKMKSDSKPLLTAQAEKANHYTYLKEFRVEQCPLFIQRKCTQHRPFTCFNWHFMNQRRRRPVRKRDRTFNYSADNYCTKYDETTGICPDGDECPFLHRTAGDTERRYHLRYYKTCMCVHDTDTRGFCVKNGPHCAFAHGNHDLRPPVYDIKEIQALENPDSDPNSSSNGPNILDKERNLMNEDPKWQDTNYVLSNYKTEPCKRPPRLCRQGYACPQYHNSKDKRRSPRKYKYRSTPCPNVKHGEEWGEPGNCEQGDACTYCHTRTEQQFHPEIYKSTKCNDVQQAGYCPRGVFCAFAHVDREFTLINQMSLARDMAVPIDCGTNLADILSNALPPDKRVHEKDKPLSDSSNGSGEVSESASTSSVGSNSSHSKAPGAQLHNSNSNNTVNTSNQQKLTSILYNPNSILQVGEIRKQMVAIDSDPLLTKAEKAQQKQSLYIAYSLNGTLGSHSLATTVSPLSSSFYPNDTVESVVGNALDELHLDDPLNLVESIHRDTNSPISNSISAGLASSGLLGSSAPVNIPGMAERSVLTNFSPSTSSPLQHLHSAGFLTGSRFSHQDSIESTMPFMNQVSDPFSNHISQLSSSASKLSGFNSSLFDFTNQGMSPSRTQPLPASPLVNAFSISPNNTGSISEVQRLREELTSSRAQLATWDERINQARAACAAWQLESEEAKRKASIAEQQRDEALLQVKALRVENEASSGGPYLHTLRRTSELRSLSIAALKSIQSQLRSDLEEIEKVLYRETATKCMVCEEQNRTVTLSPCNHYVVCSTCAPNQRECPYCQTPVVSTS; the protein is encoded by the exons ATGTCCTGCATTCCGTGCCCGATAGATGGTAGAGGTTTAGCGGGGAAAAGGGGCGAAAAACAGACTAagcgacgacgacaacgacggctacgacgacgaggacgacgagaAAGACGAGAGAGAGTGCCGTTCGCCTGTACGTCCgtgtgtgtgcgcgcgcgtAGCTCGGTTGTGTTGTCCAAGATGAAGTCCGACTCTAAACCTTTGTTGACAGCTCAGGCGGAAAAGGCGAATCATTACAC ATACTTGAAGGAATTTCGCGTCGAACAATGTCCCCTCTTTATACAGCGCAAATGCACACAACACCGACCCTTCACGTGCTTCAACTGGCACTTTATGAACCAGCGGAGGCGCAGACCGGTGAGAAAGAGGGACCGCACCTTCAACTATAGCGCCGATAATTATTGCACCAAGTACGATGAGACCACCGGCATATGTCCAGATGGAGACGA gTGTCCATTTCTTCATCGCACCGCTGGCGATACAGAAAGACGCTATCACCTACGCTATTACAAAACTTGCATGTGTGTCCATGACACGGACACACGTGGATTTTGCGTTAAGAATGGACCTCATTGTGCATTTGCACATGGCAATCACGATCTTCGCCCTCCTGTCTATGACATCAAAGAGATACAAGCGTTGGAAAACCCAGATTCAGATCCCAATTCGTCCTCTAACGGACCAAACATACTTGACAAGGAGCGTAACTTGATGAACGAAGACCCAAAGTGGCAGGATACAAATTATGTACTCAGTAATTATAAAACAGAACCATGTAAACGTCCACCAAGACTCTGTCGCCAAGGTTATGCTTGTCCACAATATCACAATAGTAAGGATAAAAGACGTAGTCCACGCAAGTACAAGTATAG gtcaacaCCGTGTCCTAATGTAAAGCATGGAGAGGAATGGGGTGAGCCAGGGAACTGCGAACAAGGTGATGCTTGTACGTACTGTCACACACGTACAGAACAACAGTTCCATCCTGAAATCTacaaatcgacaaaatgcaacGATGTCCAACAAGCTGGTTACTGTCCGCGCGGAGTCTTCTGTGCTTTTGCACATGTTGACCGTGAGTTTACCCTCATAAATC AAATGAGCCTGGCGAGGGACATGGCGGTACCTATAGATTGTGGAACCAATCTGGCAGATATTCTCAGCAACGCTCTTCCACCCGATAAGCGTGTTCATGAAAAAGATAAACCACTTAGCGATAGCAGT AATGGAAGTGGTGAAGTATCAGAATCGGCAAGTACCAGTAGCGTTGGTAGCAACAGTTCACACAGTAAAGCTCCTGGTGCTCAACTGCATAATTCTAATTCCAATAACACTGTAAATACTTCCAATCAACAGAAGTTAACGAGCATACTTTACAATCCCAATTCTATTTTACAAGTT GGTGAAATACGAAAACAAATGGTTGCTATAGATAGTGATCCTTTATTAACAAAAGCTGAAAAAGCTCAACAGAAACAAAGTCTATACATTGCTTACAGTTTGAATGGTACCTTAGGCAGTCATTCATTAGCGACTACCGTTTCACCACTTTCAAGTTCATTTTATCCAAATGATACCGTTGAGTCTGTAGTAG GAAATGCATTAGATGAGTTACATCTAGATGATCCCCTAAATTTAGTAGAATCAATTCATAGGGATACTAATTCACCAATTAGCAATTCAATATCAGCAGGCCTAGCAAGTTCTGGATTATTGGGAAGCTCAGCTCCAGTTAATATTCCTGGAATGGCTGAACGTTCTGTTCTTACTAATTTTTCGCCATCAACGTCCAGTCCACTTCAACACTTACACTCAGCTGGTTTCCTCACCGGGTCCAGATTTTCTCATCAAGATTCAATAGAATCG acaATGCCATTTATGAATCAAGTGTCAGATCCATTTAGCAATCACATTTCACAACTTAGCAGTTCAGCTTCGAAACTTAGCGGATTTAATAGTAGTTTATTCGATTTCACGAATCAAGGAATGTCTCCATCTCGTACACAACCTCTCCCAGCATCTCCGTTGGTCAATGCATTTTCTATTAGTCCAAATAATACAGGATCCATATCCGAG GTGCAAAGGCTCAGGGAGGAGTTGACATCGAGCCGTGCACAATTAGCAACATGGGACGAACGAATTAATCAAGCTAGAGCTGCTTGTGCTGCGTGGCAATTAGAGAGCGAAGAAGCTAAAAGAAAAGCAAGTATTGCTGAACAACAGAGAGACGAG GCCTTGTTGCAAGTGAAAGCATTGAGGGTGGAGAACGAAGCTTCTAGCGGTGGCCCGTACCTTCATACTTTGAGAAGAACAAGCGAACTCAGATCTTTATCGATAGCTGCATTAAAATCAATTCAATCGCAGCTTCGTTCGGATCtcgaagaaatagaaaag GTGCTGTACAGAGAAACGGCAACAAAGTGCATGGTTTGCGAAGAACAAAATCGCACTGTTACTCTCTCACCGTGCAACCACTACGTGGTCTGCTCAACGTGCGCTCCAAACCAACGCGAGTGCCCGTACTGCCAGACTCCGGTTGTCTCCACAAGTTAG